In Acidobacteriota bacterium, one DNA window encodes the following:
- the ispE gene encoding 4-(cytidine 5'-diphospho)-2-C-methyl-D-erythritol kinase: protein MASVSLPAFAKINLDLRILGTRPDGYHDLRTIFQSLALFDKVTVSHRRGPLQIVCDQEDVPTDRRNLVWKAASLLHRVATGKTTVPQGVSIDLRKRIPMEAGLGGGSANAAMTLLALNKLWRLKFDLAMLTRIGARLGADVPYFLVGGTALGLGRGDDIYPLTDLPTVHVVILRPGFGVATADAYQWFDEETRRTREPAPRPYAAGWPSWAAALRNDLEAPVMRHHPAIARIRQSLLDAGANFAAMSGSGSAVFGLFERADAARRTANDLARPGWLSLHTRTMSRREYGRRVAAGL, encoded by the coding sequence ATGGCATCGGTCAGTCTGCCCGCCTTCGCGAAGATCAACCTCGATCTCCGCATTCTCGGCACGCGCCCCGACGGCTATCACGATCTGCGCACGATCTTTCAAAGCCTGGCGCTGTTCGACAAGGTGACCGTGTCCCACCGGCGTGGGCCGCTCCAGATCGTGTGCGATCAGGAAGACGTCCCGACCGACCGCCGCAACCTCGTCTGGAAGGCGGCGTCGCTGCTGCACCGCGTGGCGACCGGCAAGACCACGGTGCCGCAGGGCGTATCGATTGACCTGCGCAAGCGGATCCCGATGGAAGCGGGCCTCGGCGGCGGCAGCGCCAATGCGGCCATGACGCTGCTGGCGCTGAACAAGCTGTGGCGGCTGAAGTTCGACCTCGCGATGCTCACGCGCATTGGCGCCCGGCTCGGTGCCGACGTGCCGTACTTCCTGGTGGGCGGCACGGCGCTCGGCCTGGGCCGCGGCGACGATATCTACCCGCTGACCGACCTGCCGACCGTGCACGTGGTCATTCTGCGCCCCGGGTTTGGGGTCGCGACGGCCGACGCGTACCAGTGGTTCGATGAGGAAACCCGCCGCACCCGGGAGCCCGCGCCCCGGCCGTACGCGGCCGGTTGGCCCTCGTGGGCGGCCGCACTTCGCAACGACCTGGAGGCGCCGGTGATGCGGCACCATCCCGCAATTGCACGGATTCGCCAGTCCTTGCTCGACGCGGGGGCCAATTTCGCGGCCATGTCGGGGTCGGGATCGGCCGTGTTCGGGCTGTTCGAACGGGCCGACGCCGCGCGCCGCACGGCCAACGACCTGGCCCGGCCGGGCTGGCTGTCACTGCATACCCGCACGATGTCCCGCCGCGAATACGGTCGCCGGGTTGCCGCCGGCCTGTAA